The proteins below come from a single Tachypleus tridentatus isolate NWPU-2018 chromosome 13, ASM421037v1, whole genome shotgun sequence genomic window:
- the LOC143239531 gene encoding GTP-binding protein REM 1-like isoform X2 encodes MTLGVSKRSVGPNTRYRAMSISTTQACSMPDLQFLFTLTHSSCRTTPRNSPSSSPVRAHTTCQNKSGGRGLKQPESPRRATYPLTSPFQRRRSKLWTAEEVDPWAQFRRRMVTSPGSLISSGHRLRRFSVTTKGIIHLGDLVRDRSRSDIESSYEGSRSDSSERPSSSYSTRRGSNPARHRVMILGEDSVGKASLVSHFLNSEYLTGYESYYDSLEEDNERSVSVFIEGEETELTFQCESSLHVTVDDTTFSFTDAFLVVYSVTDRVSYEYAGRTLALLRYLGTKHSNHILGPDAFPKALILVGNKTDLVRSRTVTEEEGRTLANKYNVKFIETSAAITHNVDELLVGVISQIRLRSSTTTNDNAIYRSKRFSGKALGLMSKFLQKCEFKVRSCDNLHVL; translated from the exons ATGACGTTAGGTGTTTCAAAACGTTCAGTTGGACCAAACACTCGTTACAGAGCCATGAGTATTAGTACAACACAAGCTTGTAGCATGCCAGACCTACAGTTTTTGTTTACCTTAACACATTCTTCATGTCGCACGACTCCAAGAAATTCTCCCAGCTCCAGCCCAGTCAGAGCCCACACAACATGTCAGAATAAGAGTGGAGGCAGGGGCTTAAAGCAACCCGAGAGTCCCAGACGGGCCACCTACCCACTTACTTCACCCTTTCAGCGTCGTCGGAGCAAATTATGGACAGCTGAAGAAGTAGATCCTTGGGCTCAGTTCAGACGAAGGATGGTCACTAGTCCCGGCAGCTTGATCTCGAGTGGTCACCGCCTTCGTCGGTTTAGTGTTACTACAAAGGGGATCATTCACTTGGGTGACTTGGTCAGGGATCGATCCCGTTCCGATATAGAATCATCCTACGAAGGAAGTAGAAGCGACTCAAGTGAACGCCCTTCCTCATCGTATTCTACCCGTAGAGGGAGCAATCCTGCTCGACACCGTGTAATGATTCTTGGAGAAGATAGCGTTGGTAAAGCAAGTCTCGTGTCCCACTTCTTGAACTCTGAATATCTGACAGGATACGAGAGTTACTATGATAGTTTAG AAGAAGACAACGAGAGGTCAGTTTCTGTGTTTATTGAAGGAGAAGAAACCGAGCTGACGTTTCAATGCGAGTCTTCTCTTCACGTTACG GTGGACGACACCACTTTTTCCTTCACAGACGCCTTCCTTGTAGTTTATTCAGTGACGGATAGAGTGAGCTACGAATACGCTGGACGAACTCTTGCCCTGTTGAGATATTTGGGAACAAAACATTCTAATCATATTTTAGGGCCTGATGCCTTCCCGAAAGCTCTCATTCTTGTCGGAAACAAAACAGATTTGGTTCGCAGTAGAACAGTGACTGAAGAAG AGGGCCGAACTCTAGCCAACAAATACAATGTTAAGTTTATCGAAACTTCAGCGGCTATTACACACAACGTAGACGAACTCTTGGTAGGTGTTATTAGTCAAATCCGCCTGAGATCTAGCACAACGACTAATGACAACGCCATCTACAGGTCTAAACGTTTCAGTGGAAAGGCTCTTGGATTAATGAGCAAATTTTTGCAAAAGTGTGAATTTAAAGTTAGATCTTGTGATAATCTGCATGTCTTGTAA
- the LOC143239531 gene encoding GTP-binding protein REM 1-like isoform X1, translating into MTLGVSKRSVGPNTRYRAMSISTTQACSMPDLQFLFTLTHSSCRTTPRNSPSSSPVRAHTTCQNKSGGRGLKQPESPRRATYPLTSPFQRRRSKLWTAEEVDPWAQFRRRMVTSPGSLISSGHRLRRFSVTTKGIIHLGDLVRDRSRSDIESSYEGSRSDSSERPSSSYSTRRGSNPARHRVMILGEDSVGKASLVSHFLNSEYLTGYESYYDSLEEDNERSVSVFIEGEETELTFQCESSLHVTVFYVDDTTFSFTDAFLVVYSVTDRVSYEYAGRTLALLRYLGTKHSNHILGPDAFPKALILVGNKTDLVRSRTVTEEEGRTLANKYNVKFIETSAAITHNVDELLVGVISQIRLRSSTTTNDNAIYRSKRFSGKALGLMSKFLQKCEFKVRSCDNLHVL; encoded by the exons ATGACGTTAGGTGTTTCAAAACGTTCAGTTGGACCAAACACTCGTTACAGAGCCATGAGTATTAGTACAACACAAGCTTGTAGCATGCCAGACCTACAGTTTTTGTTTACCTTAACACATTCTTCATGTCGCACGACTCCAAGAAATTCTCCCAGCTCCAGCCCAGTCAGAGCCCACACAACATGTCAGAATAAGAGTGGAGGCAGGGGCTTAAAGCAACCCGAGAGTCCCAGACGGGCCACCTACCCACTTACTTCACCCTTTCAGCGTCGTCGGAGCAAATTATGGACAGCTGAAGAAGTAGATCCTTGGGCTCAGTTCAGACGAAGGATGGTCACTAGTCCCGGCAGCTTGATCTCGAGTGGTCACCGCCTTCGTCGGTTTAGTGTTACTACAAAGGGGATCATTCACTTGGGTGACTTGGTCAGGGATCGATCCCGTTCCGATATAGAATCATCCTACGAAGGAAGTAGAAGCGACTCAAGTGAACGCCCTTCCTCATCGTATTCTACCCGTAGAGGGAGCAATCCTGCTCGACACCGTGTAATGATTCTTGGAGAAGATAGCGTTGGTAAAGCAAGTCTCGTGTCCCACTTCTTGAACTCTGAATATCTGACAGGATACGAGAGTTACTATGATAGTTTAG AAGAAGACAACGAGAGGTCAGTTTCTGTGTTTATTGAAGGAGAAGAAACCGAGCTGACGTTTCAATGCGAGTCTTCTCTTCACGTTACGGTATTTTAT GTGGACGACACCACTTTTTCCTTCACAGACGCCTTCCTTGTAGTTTATTCAGTGACGGATAGAGTGAGCTACGAATACGCTGGACGAACTCTTGCCCTGTTGAGATATTTGGGAACAAAACATTCTAATCATATTTTAGGGCCTGATGCCTTCCCGAAAGCTCTCATTCTTGTCGGAAACAAAACAGATTTGGTTCGCAGTAGAACAGTGACTGAAGAAG AGGGCCGAACTCTAGCCAACAAATACAATGTTAAGTTTATCGAAACTTCAGCGGCTATTACACACAACGTAGACGAACTCTTGGTAGGTGTTATTAGTCAAATCCGCCTGAGATCTAGCACAACGACTAATGACAACGCCATCTACAGGTCTAAACGTTTCAGTGGAAAGGCTCTTGGATTAATGAGCAAATTTTTGCAAAAGTGTGAATTTAAAGTTAGATCTTGTGATAATCTGCATGTCTTGTAA